The Pocillopora verrucosa isolate sample1 chromosome 14, ASM3666991v2, whole genome shotgun sequence genome has a segment encoding these proteins:
- the LOC131797830 gene encoding mitochondrial disaggregase-like: MRADTPPKDNNSGYQAVEYAGTGSMIGFWTEIKDMCLKGKKRREIEESWCYPLEMRLKDNIIGQEGAILTVAAAIRRRENGWYDEEHPLVFLFLGSSGIGKTELAKQVARYLHKDNKKVAKMIGAPPGYLGHDQGGQLIKELIKCPNAVVLFDEVEKAHPDVLTVMLQLFDEGRLTDGQGKTIVCKDAIFVMTSNLVSEEIANHVLELRREAKLAAEQRQEGDEVSEKVTLSRNFKERVVQPILKSQFGRDEFLGRINEIVYFLPFSRPELLSLVTKELDYWSKMALNRHDIHMTWDKEVLNVLADGYDVHYGARSIKHEVERRVVNQLADAHEQELISRGCTLYLTVSYPKDKTGQNSEEVAPTIKLQLIKEGKKKVDIDVGNHFISEDKLFIEEEEVSN; this comes from the exons ATGA GAGCTGATACACCCCCTAAGGATAATAACTCAGGCTACCAAGCAGTAGAATATGCTGGGACTGGAAGCATGATAGGATTCTGGACTGAAATAAAGGATATG tgtttgaaaggaaaaaagaggaGAGAGATTGAGGAAAGTTGGTGCTATCCTTTGGAGATGAGATTGAAAGACAATATTATAGGACAAGAAGGAGCCATTCTCACAGTTGCTGCAG cAATTCGtagaagagaaaatggttgGTATGATGAAGAACATCCCCTTGTGTTTCTCTTTCTTGGATCTTCAGGGATTG GAAAAACAGAGCTTGCCAAACAAGTGGCTCGTTATCTTCATAAAGACAACAAGAAG GTTGCGAAAATGATCGGTGCACCACCAGGTTACCTTGGACACGATCAAGGCGGACAATTGATAAAGGAACTCATAAAGTGTCCAAACGCTGTGGTGTTATTTGACGAG GTGGAGAAGGCCCACCCAGACGTTTTAACAGTCATGCTCCAATTGTTTGACGAG GGTCGTTTGACGGACGGACAAGGGAAGACAATTGTATGCAAAGACGCCATTTTTGTGATGACTTCAAACCTTGTTAGTGAAGAAATAGCAAATCACGTATTGGAGCTGAGAAGAGAAGCAAAACTAGCTGCTGAACAAAGACAAGAAG GTGATGAAGTCAGCGAAAAAGTTACTttatcaagaaattttaaagaaagagtGGTCCAGCCTATTCTGAAG AGTCAATTCGGACGTGACGAGTTCCTGGGTCGCATCAATGAGATTGTGTACTTCCTGCCATTTTCACGCCCAGAGCTTTTAAGCTTAGTGACAAAAGAGCTGGATTACTGGTCAAAAATG GCGTTGAATCGACACGATATCCACATGACTTGGGATAAAGAAGTCTTGAATGTACTGGCTGATGGCTACGACGTACATTACGGTGCGAGGTCAATCAAACACGAA GTTGAAAGAAGAGTTGTCAATCAACTTGCTGATGCGCATGAGCAAGAGTTGATAAGTCGCGGATGCACCCTATACTTAACAGTGAGCTACCCCAAAGATAAAACTGGACAGAACTCAGAGGAAGTAGCTCCTACCATCAAACTGCAGCTCAttaaggaaggaaaaaagaaagttgacATTGATGTTGGAAACCATTTCATTTCTGAAGATAAACTGTTCATTGAAGAAGAGGAAGTGAGCAACTAA
- the LOC136278355 gene encoding LOW QUALITY PROTEIN: uncharacterized protein (The sequence of the model RefSeq protein was modified relative to this genomic sequence to represent the inferred CDS: substituted 2 bases at 2 genomic stop codons): MMMRREYDAEQDSEESFIRYYFFRGFEYKEIILLLLKNHGIEMSLRTLKRRIKSYGLRRQQLEYNIDQVRAFVPTVIDGHGSLQGYRSVWHSLQLRGTXXPRVVVKELLREMDQEGSQLRKAHRLRRRIYQNPGPNYSWHCDGCDKLKPFGFPIYGCRSRKIIWLYVTRSNNQPNNVAAYFLDAVGEYCGCPVDLVTDQGTENGIIAAIQSFFSDDPDSHRYVPSPRN; encoded by the coding sequence ATGATGATGAGACGGGAATACGACGCCGAGCAGGACAGCGAAGAAAGCTTCATTCGGTATTATTTTTTCAGAGGCTTTGagtacaaagaaataattttgctcCTCTTGAAAAACCATGGCATTGAAATGAGCCTAAGAACCTTGAAAAGACGAATCAAGAGTTACGGTCTTAGGAGACAACAACTAGAATACAATATCGATCAGGTCAGAGCATTTGTCCCAACTGTTATTGACGGCCATGGATCTTTGCAAGGGTACAGGTCGGTGTGGCACTCACTACAGCTAAGAGGCACCTGATAACCGCGCGTCGTTGTAAAGGAACTTCTTCGAGAGATGGACCAGGAAGGCTCTCAATTAAGAAAAGCACACCGCCTGAGGAGGAGGATTTATCAAAACCCAGGTCCAAACTACTCATGGCATTGCGATGGCTGTGATAAACTGAAACCATTCGGTTTTCCGATTTATGGTTGCAGGAGCAGGAAGATCATCTGGTTATATGTAACGCGATCCAATAACCAGCCAAACAACGTGGCAGCCTATTTTCTTGATGCTGTTGGAGAGTATTGTGGATGCCCAGTTGATCTCGTTACTGATCAGGGTACTGAAAATGGAATTATTGCAGCCATACAGTCTTTTTTCAGCGATGACCCAGATAGCCATCGATATGTGCCATCACCTCGAAACTAA